In one Silene latifolia isolate original U9 population chromosome 10, ASM4854445v1, whole genome shotgun sequence genomic region, the following are encoded:
- the LOC141606815 gene encoding uncharacterized protein LOC141606815 → MPTTVSNSVDTVNAAAAAIVTAESRVQPVSSQKSRWGSFWNLYWCFGSIKTSKRISHAALVPDPDVDEDAVAVPDNPHPSTSSVFVAPPSSPLPESDPPTGTHSPVGFLAVAPLSMNSMSCPREAHIFTIGPYAHETQLVSPPVFSAFTTEPSTAAITPPPEPVQFTTPSSPEVPFAQLLTSSLNRTRRNSGSGGGTHHKFALSCYELHHLISPGSANSASGTSSPYFDKRSVLEFRMIDASKLFDSKKIYTHTRKWGSRLGSGSITPDGNGFASPTDKIPMSHSHSHTHRVSFELISHEDSPKSQEVKIQETPLEVVADSCQLCAEETSNEIPETTSGEMEHCRHKRASFSLGSVKEFNFDNSDQETPVKSNPSTDWWADETVVRDIEAEENWSFYPVVQPSIS, encoded by the exons ATGCCGACGACTGTGAGTAACAGTGTTGACACTGTtaatgctgctgctgctgccatCGTCACCGCCGAGAGCCGGGTTCAGCCGGTTTCCTCTCAG AAGAGCAGATGGGGAAGTTTTTGGAATCTGTATTGGTGTTTTGGGTCTATCAAAACCAGCAAGAGAATAAGTCATGCTGCCCTTGTCCCTGACCCGGATGTTGACGAAGATGCAGTCGCTGTACCTGATAACCCGCACCCATCAACATCGTCTGTTTTCGTTGCCCCGCCCTCTTCCCCTCTGCCTGAATCAGACCCTCCTACAGGAACTCACTCACCTGTCGGTTTTCTAGCAGTTGCCCCGCTTTCTATGAATAGTATGTCCTGTCCAAGAGAGGCTCACATTTTTACGATTGGTCCCTACGCACACGAGACACAGCTAGTCTCTCCTCCTGTGTTTTCTGCATTCACGACTGAACCATCTACCGCTGCTATTACCCCACCTCCAGAACCAGTGCAGTTTACCACGCCTTCCTCTCCTGAAGTCCCATTCGCTCAATTGCTTACCTCGTCACTCAACAGAACTCGGAGGAATAGCGGGAGTGGTGGTGGGACCCATCACAAATTCGCGCTCTCTTGTTATGAACTCCATCATCTCATTTCCCCCGGGTCTGCAAACTCAGCATCGGGAACATCTTCACCTTACTTTGACAAACGCTCAGTTCTTGAGTTCCGAATGATAGATGCTTCCAAGTTATTTGACTCGAAAAAGATTTATACTCATACTCGCAAATGGGGTTCTAGATTAGGTTCCGGGTCTATAACACCAGATGGCAACGGATTTGCTTCACCAACTGATAAGATCCCAATGTCTCACAGTCACAGTCACACTCACAGAGTCTCATTTGAGCTTATTAGCCATGAAGATAGTCCGAAAAGTCAAGAAGTCAAAATCCAAGAAACTCCCCTGGAAGTAGTAGCAGACAGTTGCCAGCTTTGTGCTGAAGAAACTTCGAACGAAATCCCTGAGACAACTTCAGGGGAAATGGAACACTGTCGACACAAGCGGGCTTCTTTCTCTCTTGGATCAGTAAAAGAATTCAATTTCGACAACAGTGATCAAGAAACGCCTGTGAAATCAAACCCGTCCACAGATTGGTGGGCAGATGAGACGGTGGTGAGGGATATTGAAGCTGAGGAGAATTGGAGTTTCTATCCAGTGGTTCAACCGAGTATCAGCTAA
- the LOC141606816 gene encoding LOW QUALITY PROTEIN: silicon efflux transporter LSI2 (The sequence of the model RefSeq protein was modified relative to this genomic sequence to represent the inferred CDS: inserted 1 base in 1 codon), which translates to MVMPPTSKVVLGSIAFAFFWVLAVFPAVPFLPVGRTAGSLLGAMLMVLFRVITPEQAYAAIDLPILGLLFGTMVVSVYLERADMFKYLGKLLAWKSRGAKDLIFRICIISALSSAFFTNDTSCVVLTEFVLKIARQHNLPPHPFLLALATSANIGSSATPIGNPQNLVIAVQSKISFGDFLIGIVPAMLVGVLVNTLIIIGMYWNLLSSHKDEEDATSEVVGDEDVNSHRFSPATLSHVSSNSLDLDTHNLNSVTGHSGHLETLRNRVVSTENEIHSIDSSRNSDASKDVVINESSAQKVESGSLEKAETSKGYLHSQLSSFCGDERFNEKWKQVLWKISVYVITIGMLIALLLGLNMSWTAITAALALVVLDFKDARPSLEKVSYSLLIFFCGMFITVDGFNKTGIPGKFWDLMEPYSKIDRASGIAILALVILFLSNVASNVPTVHQKRQKASAGMISASKEKKAWLILAWVSTVAGNLSLLGSAANLXVCEQARRAPHLGYNLTFWRHLKFGVPSTLIVTAIGLTLIRG; encoded by the exons ATGGTGATGCCACCTACATCCAAGGTGGTTTTAGGATCAATTGCATTTGCCTTCTTTTGGGTATTGGCAGTTTTTCCTGCAGTTCCTTTTCTACCAGTTGGGAGGACTGCCGGGTCTCTCCTAGGCGCCATGCTCATGGTACTTTTTCGTGTCATAACCCCAGAACAAGCCTATGCCGCGATTGATCTTCCAATACTCGGTCTCCTTTTTGGTACAATGGTAGTTAGTGTTTATCTTGAAAGAGCAGATATGTTCAAATACCTTGGTAAATTGTTGGCATGGAAAAGTAGAGGAGCCAAGGACTTGATATTTAGAATCTGTATTATATCGGCCCTTTCTAGCGCGTTCTTTACTAATGATACATCTTGTGTTGTCTTGACCGAGTTTGTATTAAAGATTGCTAGGCAACACAATTTGCCACCTCACCCCTTCTTACTAGCTCTTGCTACTAGTGCAAATATTGGGTCGTCTGCAACCCCAATTGGGAACCCGCAAAATCTTGTTATAGCGGTTCAAAGTAAGATATCATTCGGAGATTTCTTAATAGGAATTGTCCCGGCTATGCTCGTAGGTGTTCTTGTGAATACCTTGATCATAATAGGCATGTATTGGAACTTATTGTCTAGTCATAAGGACGAGGAAGATGCCACCTCGGAAGTTGTTGGTGACGAGGATGTTAATTCCCATCGATTTTCACCAGCCACCCTGTCACACGTATCTTCCAATTCTTTAGATTTGGATACCCATAACTTAAATAGTGTAACGGGACATTCAGGTCATTTAGAAACTCTCAGAAATCGGGTAGTTTCTACTGAAAATGAGATCCATAGTATTGATTCGTCAAGGAACTCGGATGCTTCCAAAGACGTGGTTATAAATGAATCTTCCGCGCAGAAAGTAGAAAGTGGGTCACTGGAGAAAGCTGAAACTTCAAAAGGATATCTTCACTCACAGTTGAGTTCCTTTTGTGGTGATGAAAGATTTAATGAGAAGTGGAAGCAAGTGTTATGGAAGATAAGTGTGTATGTTATCACTATAGGCATGCTCATTGCTTTGCTTCTTGGATTAAATATGTCATGGACCGCAATCACTGCTGCCCTTGCTCTCGTTGTTCTTGATTTTAAGGATGCCCGTCCCTCCCTAGAGAAG GTCTCCTATTCATTGTTGATATTCTTCTGTGGGATGTTTATCACGGTTGACGGTTTCAACAAGACTGGAATTCCTGGCAAGTTTTGGGATCTCATGGAGCCATATTCAAAGATTGATCGTGCTAGCGGAATTGCAATTCTTGCTCTTGTCATTCTTTTCCTCTCAAATGTCGCTTCAAATGTGCCGACTG TTCATCAAAAGAGACAAAAGGCATCAGCAGGAATGATATCAGCATCAAAAGAGAAAAAGGCATGGCTGATTTTAGCTTGGGTTAGTACAGTGGCCGGGAACTTGTCACTGTTGGGTTCAGCCGCAAACT ATGTATGCGAACAGGCTCGGAGAGCTCCACATCTGGGTTACAATCTCACTTTCTGGAGACACCTCAAATTCGGAGTTCCGTCCACTCTCATTGTCACTGCAATTGGCTTGACTCTCATTAGAGGTTGA